Proteins encoded within one genomic window of Bradyrhizobium sp. CB1717:
- a CDS encoding NYN domain-containing protein produces MPSEIRSPRLAVLIDADNASAKIADGLFEEIAKIGEASVRRIYGDFSNARSRGWADILSKHAIIPQQQFAYTTGKNASDITLVIDAMDLLHSGRFDGFCLVSSDSDFTRLAARIREQGVDVFGFGEQKTPESFRQACRRFVYTENLLAGTATTQDAPSRSAPLQPPDAATPIIKKVITQMESEDGWVALRELGQRLANLASDFDPRTFGFRKLSDLVRKTNSFEIDETNGRSVRIRVKAAAAPPSTAQKSRRRPRSRAASGSAPKA; encoded by the coding sequence ATGCCGTCGGAAATTCGCTCGCCCCGTCTCGCTGTCCTGATCGATGCGGATAATGCCTCCGCAAAAATCGCGGATGGGCTGTTCGAGGAGATTGCCAAGATCGGCGAGGCCAGCGTTCGTCGCATTTACGGCGATTTCTCCAACGCTCGGTCCAGGGGATGGGCTGATATCCTGTCGAAGCATGCGATCATCCCGCAGCAGCAGTTCGCCTACACGACGGGAAAGAATGCATCGGACATAACTCTGGTCATTGACGCAATGGACCTGCTTCACAGCGGCCGGTTCGATGGCTTTTGCTTGGTGTCATCCGATAGCGACTTTACCCGTCTCGCCGCCCGCATCCGGGAGCAGGGCGTCGATGTCTTTGGGTTCGGCGAGCAGAAGACACCGGAAAGCTTCAGGCAGGCTTGCCGAAGGTTCGTCTATACTGAGAACCTGCTCGCGGGCACCGCGACCACCCAGGATGCCCCCTCGAGATCTGCGCCGCTTCAGCCGCCCGATGCGGCCACGCCGATTATCAAGAAGGTTATCACCCAGATGGAAAGCGAGGACGGTTGGGTCGCGCTCCGTGAACTCGGGCAGCGGCTTGCCAACCTGGCTTCCGATTTCGATCCAAGAACGTTCGGTTTTCGCAAACTGAGCGACCTTGTCCGAAAGACGAATTCGTTCGAGATCGATGAGACAAACGGCCGGTCGGTGCGGATCAGGGTCAAGGCCGCTGCCGCGCCACCATCGACAGCACAGAAGTCGCGCAGACGTCCAAGGTCGAGGGCGGCAAGCGGTTCGGCGCCTAAGGCGTAA
- a CDS encoding LysR family transcriptional regulator: protein MDDIDVSLLRSFVAVAETGRMTTAAKVVNRSQGAVSQQIKRLEDLFRTPLFERHAAAVRLTRSGERLMVAAHRIIALNDEVMSQMLAVEFAGEVRLGVPHDVVGMLMPPILRLFRQDHPNVLVTLASDTSRALKRGLVEGNVDLTLLTEPQPGEGDRLLLSDRLVWVGAKGGDAHKRDPLPIALGQEDCGFRAAAVQALTNAKVEWRAICQVGSLEPVFATLEADMAIAPFLSRTVPDRLAVLTGPHLPKLPRQFVNLRLPSTRVSALTKEFARYIREGFHKRHG, encoded by the coding sequence ATGGACGACATCGACGTCAGCTTGCTGCGCTCCTTCGTGGCGGTGGCCGAGACCGGTCGCATGACAACGGCCGCAAAGGTCGTGAACCGGAGCCAGGGCGCGGTCAGCCAGCAGATCAAGCGTCTGGAAGATCTGTTCCGTACGCCGCTGTTCGAACGCCACGCCGCCGCCGTGCGGCTGACCCGCAGCGGCGAGCGATTGATGGTTGCCGCCCATCGCATCATCGCGCTGAACGACGAGGTGATGAGCCAGATGCTGGCGGTCGAATTTGCAGGTGAGGTGCGGCTCGGCGTCCCCCATGACGTGGTCGGCATGCTGATGCCGCCGATCCTGCGATTGTTTCGGCAGGATCATCCGAACGTACTGGTCACGCTGGCCAGCGATACCAGCCGCGCCCTGAAGCGCGGCCTCGTCGAGGGCAACGTCGACCTGACGCTGCTCACCGAGCCGCAGCCCGGCGAGGGCGACCGGCTGCTGTTGTCGGACAGGCTGGTCTGGGTTGGCGCCAAGGGTGGCGATGCCCACAAGCGCGATCCATTGCCGATCGCGCTCGGGCAAGAGGACTGTGGTTTTCGCGCTGCAGCGGTGCAAGCCCTGACCAACGCTAAGGTCGAATGGCGGGCGATCTGTCAGGTGGGCAGCCTGGAGCCGGTCTTTGCCACGCTCGAGGCCGACATGGCGATCGCGCCGTTCCTGTCGAGGACGGTCCCCGACCGCCTTGCCGTGTTGACCGGACCCCATTTGCCAAAACTGCCAAGGCAGTTTGTCAACCTGAGGCTTCCTTCGACGCGCGTCAGCGCGCTTACGAAAGAGTTCGCGCGCTATATTCGCGAGGGCTTTCACAAGCGTCACGGCTGA